TGGCTGTTTGGAGTGGAGGAATGTTTGCTTATTACATTTGGGCTTTGAAGGGTGGGGGGGCATTTGCCCTCAACCCTGCCTTGGAGGTAGATCCGATCCGACAAGAAGCAGGTGCGTGAAGAAGGAATGAGGGCAGGACAAGAGCAAGGGCTCGCATAGAAAGAATGTTGCAATTTGTGATGAATGCGGTTGGGATAGGAGCAAGACTGTAACTCATTGTCGCTAGAGATGAGATGACGTATCACGAAGAGTCGATTCTAGAGTTGTATAAGGAAAAATCGAATATTGACTCTTGGGTCCTCCTTGTACGGGCGGTCCTAAGCATACTTCTTGTACTTTAGTTGCATAAAATTTGTGTAACTTGCAGTCCGAAGAAATGAACGAAATATAGAACGTTGGGATTTCATAATTAGAGTGTTAAGATTAAGAGGAATCAGTATGATAGATGCCGAAGCTTAAAAAGGAGATTGCtacttcttcttgttgttttttttaagtGAGAGAGAGGGCCTTTCTTCAGTTGGCTGACTGAGAGCGTCACTCTTTTACTAGTCCTCTGGGCCTGCACGACATCCAGCCTTTTCTGCTTAGGCTGTGCAGAATAATGTGGGCCTCTCACGGTTGTTAACTAGGTAGGTGAGACTCTGAAGCAACATGCAGCCCAAGCGGCAGGCAGCTGCAAACTGCTGAAGCTTCCATGGTAACGGAATGAAAGAAAGCCTAATTTTGGCATGGCTAAATTCTTCAAGCAGGTTTCCACCGCAAAATTCACCCTCTCTAGCCAGTAGCTGCTCCTGTCCGCTCGAAATCCATCCACCTCACACGTCTCCGTACATATATGCACGACGAAAAGCCAGGCCGGGTCTCCGATCCCTCCCCCTCCAGGAGCTTTCTAGGTTCGGAACAGAGACGACGAACACACGACGCACCGGCATCAGTGACGACGAGCAATCCTACGGCGTGCCGGCAATGGTGTCTGCCCGTGCGGCCAtcggcctcctcgtcgccgcgtcCTCCCTCGCCGTCGTTCTCTCCGGTAGGTGATCCATAGACGTGCGTGCCTGCGCGGCCATTGATCGATCAGCAGTTAATATACACTTTGATGACGagcagatggcggcggcgggccggcgtaCGGGTACGCGTCGGGGAGCCCGACGGGGCCGGAGAACTGGGGGAAGCTGAGCCCGGCGTACGCGGCGTGCGGGAAGGGGAAGCAGCAGTCCCCCATCGACATCGTGACCAAGCAGGTGGTCCCCAACCCCAACCTCGACTCCCTCTCCCGCAcctacgccgccgccaacgccacGCTCGTCAACGACGGCCACGACATCACGCTCAAGTTCGAGGCGGGCAAGGTCGGCAACATCGCCATCGGCGGCAAGGTCTACAGCTTCGACAGGATGCACTGGCACGCGCCCTCCGACCACACCGTCAACGGCCAGAGGTTCCCGCTGGAGCTCCACCTCGTCCACAAGAGTGCCGACGGCGCCGTCGCGGTCATCGGCATCCTCTACCAGATCGGCGCCCCCGACTCCTTCTACTACCAGCTGAAGAGGCAGCTGGAAGAGATGGCCGGCGACAGGTGCCACTTCGGCGAGGAGGAGTCGCACGTCGAGGCGGGGCTGATGCACCTGCGCTCGCTGCAGAAGCGCACGGGGAGCTACTTCCGGTACATGGGGTCGCTCACCGTGCCGCCGTGCACGGAGAACGTGACCTGGAACGTCCTCGGCAAGGTGAGGCAGATCAGCaaggagcagctgcagctgctcaagGCGCCGCTGCCCGCCAGCGACGCGCGCCCAACGCAGCCGCTCAACGGCAGGACCGTCCAGTTCTACAACCCGCCCAACAGCACCGTTTCCTTCCAGATGTAATTCAGATTTCGGACATGTAATTGTTGAAGTATTTTCTCCTAACTACAGTAGTAGGTAGGGAATCAATCAATCGACTAACTATATGTTAATGTAAACCACTGATTACTGTCAAATGAACTCGATCGCTTTTACGTGGCTGCTGATATGATCTCACACTTTTTGTTTGGTGTAACATTTGTGACAGTGCTGAGTAGACATGTACATGTGGAGCGGCCTTTCCCAGTAGTTGTGTAACACATCGGTAATGTCTACCTCAATTTGCATGGAAGGACCTATGGAGATGGACTGCATGACCTAGAAGGTTCAACTTATATTCAGGTGGTTGTGAGCAATTCAGTATCAGGCGGGTGTGTCATGTGTACGAGGGTGGGTTTGGCAAATGACAAGAATGGATAAAGAAATTAATGGTGGGAGTATGATAAGAGTTACTTCTTTTCTCCGATTGGAAATATAAGTCCATCTAGATTATCCTAATTCCTTCGACCaatgaatatatatataatttaatatAGATTGCAAATACAACATTAGCATTACTAACTTCATCATGGAAATACTTTCATAGCATATAacctttttattttatataatatatTTCTATAGATATTGATAGTCAGCGCGACAAAAAGTGTGATCCGCGAGACAATCCTATCCTATCAAATGGACTTATGGTTTCCAATTGGAGTCCAAATATGGCTACACTATGCCACAAAGTTCTTTAGGTAGTTTGACCATATTAGGCTATAGTGTTTGGTTGTTTGTCACACCTTACTTAGTCATGAAGTTGTGATAATATGCCCTTGGGCAGGCTAAGTTAGTCAAGTTTGGTGTGAAAGTGTGACAACACTAGGCAATCTTTGGCCATGAACCAAACTAATAAGCATCTTGGTGGGAATCCAGAGTTTGATTCAAGAGAATTCTTACCCAATATTTAGTGTGTGGAACTAGAAATGAAAAATTTTATcataaaccgggataaaacggtaGAGGTGTATCTATCCTCCACTTAAAAATACAGTAAAATTCACACCCATCCTCTTCCTAAAATCAGTGGTCGCTGGAAGTTATCCTCATAAAAGCCATGTAATTCTTATTTCTTGTCACATGAAAACAAATTTCCTCCATGAATAACTGCCAACTAGGGTCAACCAAACGTACCATATGCAAAAACATAGGAACAAAGTTATTTCACAAATAGATTCAAACCATATTGCCACAACTCGGAGCACGATATGTGTTTTTCCTGAAACGACGAGTACACTTGCTACAGCTTACCATGATACCCATATTGCTCTCAGCATGTTCTTCATTAACCAAAACCCCCCATTTTGCTACTAGTGCCTAGTGTCGATGGTAGCACACTACAACAAGACCAATAATTTGATGCAAATAGGTATGTGATCCTGATCGGTCACACATCTAACCCCCAAAGGGCGCTTGGGTCGCTTTCAAATAGCTTTTGGAGTGTGACTTGCAGCCTGCGTTAACAAAACCGATGGTAGATTAGTGAGGTCATCACTGTCTTCTTCCTTATTAATAAGGAGAAACAAAAGTCATGGCAGAGCAACCAAATTTTATCAATCCAAACCTCAAGCACTTAGCTTTGCATGTTAACTTTATAGAACAAACAACAACAAGTACGTCGGTGGATAGTATAACTAGGTCCAGAACAACTTTGAACTGTAGATAGCCGGCTTCTCAACGTTGAGAAGGTCGAGAACAACTTTGAACTGCATGTAGCTGGCTTCTCAACGTTGAGAAGTTGCAGTAGGTTAGGAGAAAGGCCATATCTCTTTGGGATATAACTCCAACTCACCATTTGCCAATGGCAATGTGTTACCATGCAAAAGGTCAAAGACAATGTTAGCGGTGAAATGCACTGTTATCATGAAAGACAAAGAGGAAGTATGATCACTTTTATTTTACATCAAAAAAAGTATGCATGtgtgtgtataatatactatgACAAGCCTAGCGGACCACACTATTTGCGCTGGTTATTATCGCATTTGCAGCaaatgagaagaagcaagaacaGGTAAATCAAAACTGTCAGATTTGTCGAACCAAACCTCAATCCTGATTCCAGTATATACACTGCTCAAGTGCTCAACTACAGGTCAACAGCTAAAGCAAAGCAGAGAAAATTAAATGTCATGCACGACACACGGACCCAAAACTGAAACTTCTGATAAATCTCTATATACATAGTGCACTGCAAGACCAGAATCGAATTTACAGCAAATGAAAACAAGACAGAACAGAGCACCAAAAATTTGTCAATCCAAACCTCATCAATTTCTGAGTGCAGTATTTACACAGCTCAACTACTCGTAAAGCACAGCCACAACCAAAACCGAAAGCTACGCCTCAACTACCCCTGCACTGCACGCGCTACAACGGCCCAGATCTCGCCACGcgcccgtcgtcgtcctccatctcggccgcccactccgccgcccgcctccccgACGCGAACCGCCGCATGCCTCccagccccggcgccgccgccgtcgtggccTCCGGCTCCGGTTCCACCTCCTTCTCttccctccgcctcctcgccgcctctgCGAGAGGCGGcaatgacggcggcggcggggactgGTCGACGCACTCCACGGCGCTCTTCCTGGACCTGCTCCGCCGCATCAAGAACCCGAGCCCGCCGCAGCACCCGGGCTGCCTCGAGCTCCCGCGCGTCCTCGGCGGCCGGCCGAGGCGCGCGCGCTCGCGGTCGGAGAGGACCTTCCCGATGCATGACACCTTGGGGGACCCGGGCTCCGGGACGGCGGCCTTtggcgcgcgcccgccgccgccggtcttgGCCTTCTTGGGGAAGATTGCCGGCGGGTGGttgtgctgccgccgcccgcccccgccgagCTTCCCGGAGAGGCCGATGATGGGCGCGGCCGTCGGCTTGAGGTTGCCGGAGAACCGCTGCGAGGAGCCGTTGTTGTGGTGGGGGTGGTTCTTGAGGAGGCACTTGGGGTTGGTGTTCTCCTTGAGGGAGTCGTCGCGGTCGTAGACGCCGTTGATCTCGGACCAGGCGATGTCGTCGCCGACACGGAGGCGCGTCGACTCCGGCGGGTCGCCggcgcgcgaggcggcggccatgggaGGGAGATCAGAGGAGATGCGAACGCCGCGAGCCCGCAATGGCGTCTGGGCCTTGGCCAAGGGTGGGGGCGCGTGGTTTTAACGACTTTGGGATCGCTGTGATTGGGATATCAGCCTGACACGAGCGACGCGccatttttttctctcctttccgCTCTGTGAACCTGGCCTATAGGCGGGTGCATCGATTTCCAAAACTTTAGGATCATTGTCGTTTAGAAAATAAGAGGAGTTCGCATGTTCAATAACTGATCAATCTTGTAGGAGCATGTGAGTCATTTTTTAAATTATGGGTGACATTGAACCGTTACTCCTTAATCCTTACTACTAATTAAAAATACATGCCATTTAAAGCATGATATGGTCTATAATATTAAACGtttgactaataatttatataaaaatataacatTTCAAAGGtaattgattaaatattttGAAACTAATTTTCACGCCGAGTTTGATATATCTTACAACTATCAATATGTGTCATTATTTAtatattgatggtcaaagttaaaaGAAGTTTGCCTAGTTAGAATTTTTATTAATTGCATGTATTTCAAAGCAGTTTCGGACTCGTATGACATTGGCTAAGTTCAAAGTTGATGATTTAGTGTTGGAATTTATGATGCAAGTTTATTAGAGATTTAATTTGTGTTAAAAGTTGTCTAAAAATTGGTCCACATAAAAATGTAAATGAGTGGCAACTTTTGGTTGACCTTTTGATGATGTGCATATACTAGGGCCGGCTAGCTCCCTAGCCATCCAGGTTTAAATTCTCGCCTCGGTGGGGGATCgcatttttatatatttattttaaaaattaatGGTATTAATTCTTTAGTGCTAGACGACGTGTTCGCCGACCGTAAGAGGTATGTGCTAACTTCATCAAACTCAAGGGGTAGCAGCTTAGGACCTTGAAGGCGCTCGCAAGAGGTAAAATTGCGTGCATTTATTATTCGTTCAAGTAAGTATGTGTGCTTGTATTTGAGTGTCAAGTGTTTTGAAGGAAATAAAAGCATAGAAAGTCTGCTGTAGAATTATGCACCGAGCTAGCTAGTCCGGAGCTACAGCTTGTATTTTGCTGCACACCCTAAGACCCAGCAACAAGCAACGATCGGTCCATGGACCAGGCCTACAGGTAAACAAAAGAGTGGACTCTGTAATCAAAGAGAGGGAAAGTGCGCCGTATTCAGACGGGGCAGTTGGTTTTAGCGCTGAACAACCTTGAGATTAACGACAGGTTATTAGTTTAGTTTACAAAAGAAAATTCCGAATCAATGAGGTTTCAGACCGTTTTTTGACCTTGGACTTTGCTTGTCGCTTCCCCTGCAAGGTTTGCAGCCCTGCACTGAACAAGTGAAGATTCGCCCAGGTACAGTGACTGGCTTGCGTCTGAATTTTCGTGCGACGGTATACATGCACACAAGTATAAAGGCTCCTACACTTCACCCATTATTTTTTTCTAGCACCGACCATGCATTGTCCCCTTCTGAAGATTTTTCCAAGGAGTTTCAGGAAAGAAAAGAATACGTGCAAATGTTCCATGTTTTGTCAAAGGAAGATTATTGGACAGGCATTGCATCTTTTGGACTTAGCCCACAGAGCATGCCCGCGCATATGCCTCTCCGCTAGCATGGTGTGACTGACTCATGGTCGTCAATTTTGACGGTGCCTGATGACACCAAAAGATTAACCAAAGGCACTGCATGCCTGTGGAGGGAGAACACTGAGGAAAGACCGAAAGAGACACCGGGCGCATGCGTTTCAGACTACAAAAATAAAGGAGAGGAGGCACAAGCCGATCTTGCTCAGTTTTGAACAAAATTTCTGCGGCGATTTAAACAAAGCAAGTAGTAGCAGGTTCGGCATAGTCGTCAAACAGCGTTGTCTTTTGGAGTGTTCGGCtagacttataagccggctgaaaaactgaaacggctgatttgttatgagagaaaaatactgttcggtggctaaTAAGccagctgataagctgaagcgaacagaccgtTAGTCTTTAGCTATAGCAGCCGCCaccataaaaaaaatacaaccaaGCAGCTCAAGAATCAGACGAATCACAAGGCTAGGGATGATGGTCGCCCAAACACTATCCtcgtgtttggatacgaggtgttaaactttaacaatgtcatatcggatgttcggatgctaattaggaggactaaatatgagctaattataaaactaattgcagaactctgtgctaattcgcgagacgaatctattaagtctaattaattcatcatgagtaaatggttactgtagcaccacattgtcaaatcatgactaattaggcttaatagattcagctcgcgaattatactccatttgtgcaattagttttgtaattagcctatgtt
This genomic window from Setaria viridis chromosome 8, Setaria_viridis_v4.0, whole genome shotgun sequence contains:
- the LOC117834768 gene encoding alpha carbonic anhydrase 7, which encodes MKESLILAWLNSSSRFPPQNSPSLASSCSCPLEIHPPHTSPYIYARRKARPGLRSLPLQELSRFGTETTNTRRTGISDDEQSYGVPAMVSARAAIGLLVAASSLAVVLSADGGGGPAYGYASGSPTGPENWGKLSPAYAACGKGKQQSPIDIVTKQVVPNPNLDSLSRTYAAANATLVNDGHDITLKFEAGKVGNIAIGGKVYSFDRMHWHAPSDHTVNGQRFPLELHLVHKSADGAVAVIGILYQIGAPDSFYYQLKRQLEEMAGDRCHFGEEESHVEAGLMHLRSLQKRTGSYFRYMGSLTVPPCTENVTWNVLGKVRQISKEQLQLLKAPLPASDARPTQPLNGRTVQFYNPPNSTVSFQM
- the LOC117866923 gene encoding uncharacterized protein; protein product: MAAASRAGDPPESTRLRVGDDIAWSEINGVYDRDDSLKENTNPKCLLKNHPHHNNGSSQRFSGNLKPTAAPIIGLSGKLGGGGRRQHNHPPAIFPKKAKTGGGGRAPKAAVPEPGSPKVSCIGKVLSDRERARLGRPPRTRGSSRQPGCCGGLGFLMRRSRSRKSAVECVDQSPPPPSLPPLAEAARRRREEKEVEPEPEATTAAAPGLGGMRRFASGRRAAEWAAEMEDDDGRVARSGPL